One part of the Musa acuminata AAA Group cultivar baxijiao chromosome BXJ1-5, Cavendish_Baxijiao_AAA, whole genome shotgun sequence genome encodes these proteins:
- the LOC135584238 gene encoding uncharacterized protein LOC135584238 isoform X2, with translation MKGRSQRLPPAEPPDDWGDGSWTVDCSCGVTFDDGEEMVSCDECGVWVHTRCSRYVRGEASFACHNCKAAARRLRSASAAAVGHFPLPVDTEETEVAQLLVELPTKTDVCPPPPPPPLQPADSAAGPHRRRLWAEIPLEDRVHVQGVPGGEPNLFGGLSSIFTSQLWKCTGYVPKKFNFRYREFPCWEEDEEKKEGEEEAENPANRGADVLFSLSKEIIPYVPMKKFDAAIKEGEGKVSSGSRSSLSCRKKDRSRLRTVGQANVAKKRREEPGETKDWTGKKKTRSSAEKIASDTKRRGSVPFTGMKKFEFQKDKDLQLEEASVPGPKSEDQTEELHSASCFAGQPKGMGHSDKPKHLLADSSMIAREVKVEKVDQLETVKTEKSDNSPKMDVASRGGTSQIAKESSTDEVSSRAMYCMKEPKDESNFEGRLAKVSSSVVMDSGTSKPASADLANGCKELLDKPVLSGSKDAVILSTKMDANEVKIEGADDLSTGNLNFTAPCTVAKLPAIDSQQHGQLLNQLSEGIQDQENKSSFPSHGHWSQDVSRECNEFKDSITSRTGELLKHCSQVENSAEQKGTLEIGHVGVIKDSSTSFSPVVTKLSVPCTNMSSSTSTSSAGKASHLTKQARAKVSTNTAAKKEGAPTPAGENMGEILENPAKGQSKVSLFSGSRPSKTSRTSYDSASEHLVSDSKEELPFQSSKASGKEDRTAVLRTHDVAGSLQSQVASVQIKQTSTNLSHRTERSHQSAPYTSSKVLSTSIFMHPSASSNATTTLSDEELALLLHQELNSSPRVPRVPRVRQAAGIQSTPTTGMSVLSKRPSVSGGKDQVSVFRRKNKEDASKYVTRNSQELNDESRKKGRLSSFPDQRHQQSSISSEKKKESQIRPPDLALIKNISLASGEGEKSDPFSSSEVSEHITSIACSSPRDIPRDEGGVIVRTLPGLIDEIMSKDKHIRYEELCNAVRPHWHDLRKPNGERYAYPSYLHAVHDCLRNRSEWAHLIDQGPKTNSSKKRRKAEVDPDVATIESENEKARTRASKEEDNAVDSHREDFPKRKRNARKRRRLELRGTGVMEEGRKRRSRAAVSDYYSAALSHSSNEGNESLFSEDESQVAGPHAGGTETSSSSSDDST, from the exons ATGAAGGGGCGGTCGCAGCGGCTGCCCCCGGCGGAGCCCCCGGACGACTGGGGCGACGGGTCGTGGACGGTGGACTGCTCCTGCGGCGTCACCTTCGACGACGGGGAGGAGATGGTGAGCTGCGACGAGTGCGGCGTGTGGGTGCACACCCGCTGCTCCCGCTACGTCCGCGGCGAGGCGTCCTTCGCTTGCCACAACTGCAAGGCCGCCGCCCGGAGGCTCCGCtcagcctccgccgccgccgtcggGCACTTCCCCCTCCCCGTTGACACCGAGGAGACCGAGGTCGCCCAGCTCCTCGTGGAGCTCCCCACCAAGACCGATGTCTGCCCGCCACCTCCCCCTCCGCCGCTACAGCCGGCCGACTCCGCGGCTGGGCCCCATCGGCGCCGTCTCTGGGCGGAGATTCCGCTCGAGGACCGTGTCCACGTGCAGGGGGTCCCCGGCGGCGAGCCGAACCTCTTCGGAGGCCTCTCATCGATCTTCACGTCGCAGCTCTGGAAGTGCACCGGGTACGTGCCCAAGAAGTTCAATTTCCGATACAGGGAGTTCCCTTGttgggaggaggacgaggagaagaaagagggggaggaggaggccgaGAACCCGGCCAACAGAGGGGCTGATGTGCTATTCTCCCTCTCCAAGGAGATCATTCCTTATGTTCCGATGAAGAAGTTTGATGCGGCCATCAAGGAGGGAGAAGGGAAAGTCTCAAGTGGCAGCCGCTCATCCCTGAGTTGCAGAAAGAAGGATAGGAGCAGGCTTCGGACAGTTGGGcaggcaaatgttgctaagaagaggagggaggagccAGGAGAAACAAAGGACTGGACCGGTAAGAAGAAGACTAGGAGTTCTGCTGAGAAAATTGCAAGTGATACTAAGAGGAGAG GTTCTGTACCTTTCACTGGTATGAAGAAATTCGAGTTCCAAAAGGACAAGGATCTCCAGCTTGAAGAGGCAAGCGTTCCAGGTCCAAAAAGTGAAGATCAGACAGAAGAATTACACTCAGCATCCTGTTTTGCTGGTCAGCCAAAAGGAATGGGTCACAGTGACAAGCCCAAGCACCTACTTGCTGATAGTAGTATGATAGCGAGAGAGGTGAAGGTTGAGAAAGTTGACCAGCTGGAAACTGTAAAAACCGAGAAAAGTGATAATTCTCCAAAAATGGATGTTGCATCTCGAGGTGGCACAAGTCAAATTGCAAAAGAATCTAGTACAGATGAG GTTAGTAGCAGAGCCATGTACTGCATGAAAGAACCCAAGGATGAGAGCAATTTTGAAGGGCGTCTAGCTAAGGTTTCTTCAAGTGTTGTGATGGACTCAGGAACCTCAAAGCCTGCCAGTGCTGATCTTGCAAATGGTTGTAAAGAATTGCTAGACAAGCCAGTACTTTCAGGCTCAAAAGATGCAGTGATATTAAGCACAAAAATGGATGCAAATGAAGTGAAAATTGAAGGTGCTGATGACCTGTCAACAGGGAATTTAAATTTCACTGCTCCTTGTACAGTTGCAAAGTTGCCTGCTATAGACAGCCAACAACATGGGCAATTATTGAATCAGTTATCTGAGGGTATTCAGGACCAAGAAAACAAATCTAGTTTTCCATCTCATGGACATTGGTCTCAGGATGTTAGCAGAGAGTGTAATGAATTTAAAGATAGTATAACTTCAAGAACTGGTGAGCTTCTGAAACATTGCAGTCAAGTGGAGAATTCAGCAGAACAAAAAGGCACACTGGAGATAGGACATG TAGGTGTCATAAAGGATTCTTCAACTTCATTTTCACCAGTTGTCACCAAGCTATCTGTTCCATGTACAAACATGTCTTCCAGTACGTCTACATCCTCAGCTGGTAAGGCAAGCCATTTAACCAAACAAGCACGAGCAAAGGTGAGCACAAATACTGCTGCCAAGAAAGAAGGTGCACCAACTCCAGCTGGAGAAAATATGGGAGAGATTTTAGAAAATCCGGCAAAAGGTCAGTCAAAAGTTTCCCTATTTTCTGGATCTAGGCCATCAAAAACTAGTAGAACATCTTATGATTCTGCCTCTGAGCATCTGGTATCAGATTCAAAAGAAGAATTGCCTTTTCAATCTTCAAAAGCTTCCGGCAAAGAGGACAGAACAGCAGTTTTACGCACTCATGATGTTGCTGGTTCATTGCAGTCCCAAGTAGCTTCTGTTCAAATAAAGCAGACTTCCACAAACCTGTCTCATAGAACTGAAAGAAGTCATCAGTCAGCTCCATACACTTCCTCAAAAGTTCTAAGCACCTCTATTTTTATGCATCCATCTGCATCAAGCAATGCTACCACGACTTTAAGTGATGAAGAG CTCGCACTATTGCTGCATCAAGAATTAAACAGCTCTCCTAGAGTTCCCAGGGTGCCACGTGTGCGGCAAGCTGCTGGCATACAGTCAACCCCCACCACCGGCATGAGTGTGCTTTCCAAACGCCCTTCTGTTTCTGGGGGAAAGGATCAAGTCTCG GTATTCAGaaggaaaaacaaagaagatGCATCGAAATATGTTACCCGCAATTCTCAAGAGTTAAATGATGAGAGCAGGAAAAAGGGTAGGTTGTCATCTTTTCCAGACCAGAGACATCAGCAATCATCCATCTCATCAGAGAAGAAAAAGGAATCACAGATTAGACCTCCTGACTTGGCGTTAATAAAGAATATTTCTCTTGCCTCTGGTGAAGGTGAAAAAAGTGATCCTTTTTCCTCATCTGAGGTTAGTGAACATATTACTTCTATAGCATGCAGCTCACCTAGGGATATTCCGAGAGATGAAGGTGGTGTTATTGTGCGCACTTTGCCTG GATTGATAGATGAGATTATGAGTAAAGATAAGCACATAAGGTATGAAGAGCTGTGCAATGCTGTTCGCCCG CATTGGCATGATTTAAGAAAACCCAATGGCGAGCGGTATGCTTATCCGAGTTATTTACATGCGGTCCATGATTGTCTGAGGAACAGGAGTGAATGGGCTCATCTAATAGATCAAGGTCCTAAG ACAAATTCAagcaagaagaggaggaaggccgAGGTTGACCCTGACGTGGCAACAattgaatctgaaaatgaaaaagCAAGGACCAGAGCTTCAAAGGAAGAAGACAACGCGGTGGACTCACATAGAGAAGATTTTCCAAAGCGCAAACGCAATGCGCGGAAGCGTAGGCGACTTGAGCTACGAGGAACCGGTGTGATGGAGGAGGGTAGGAAGAGGCGGAGCCGAGCTGCCGTTTCAGATTATTACTCTGCCGCATTGTCTCATTCGAGCAATGAGGGCAATGAATCCCTCTTCAGCGAGGACGAAAGCCAAGTGGCCGGACCACATGCTGGTGGGACCGAAACCTCTAGTTCTAGCTCAGACGACTCCACTTGA
- the LOC135584238 gene encoding uncharacterized protein LOC135584238 isoform X4: MKGRSQRLPPAEPPDDWGDGSWTVDCSCGVTFDDGEEMVSCDECGVWVHTRCSRYVRGEASFACHNCKAAARRLRSASAAAVGHFPLPVDTEETEVAQLLVELPTKTDVCPPPPPPPLQPADSAAGPHRRRLWAEIPLEDRVHVQGVPGGEPNLFGGLSSIFTSQLWKCTGYVPKKFNFRYREFPCWEEDEEKKEGEEEAENPANRGADVLFSLSKEIIPYVPMKKFDAAIKEGEGKVSSGSRSSLSCRKKDRSRLRTVGQANVAKKRREEPGETKDWTGKKKTRSSAEKIASDTKRRGSVPFTGMKKFEFQKDKDLQLEEASVPGPKSEDQTEELHSASCFAGQPKGMGHSDKPKHLLADSSMIAREVKVEKVDQLETVKTEKSDNSPKMDVASRGGTSQIAKESSTDEVSSRAMYCMKEPKDESNFEGRLAKVSSSVVMDSGTSKPASADLANGCKELLDKPVLSGSKDAVILSTKMDANEVKIEGADDLSTGNLNFTAPCTVAKLPAIDSQQHGQLLNQLSEGIQDQENKSSFPSHGHWSQDVSRECNEFKDSITSRTGELLKHCSQVENSAEQKGTLEIGHGTKNFNESTNSRLQDLNSLIPDAVNLAVGVIKDSSTSFSPVVTKLSVPCTNMSSSTSTSSAGKASHLTKQARAKVSTNTAAKKEGAPTPAGENMGEILENPAKDSKEELPFQSSKASGKEDRTAVLRTHDVAGSLQSQVASVQIKQTSTNLSHRTERSHQSAPYTSSKVLSTSIFMHPSASSNATTTLSDEELALLLHQELNSSPRVPRVPRVRQAAGIQSTPTTGMSVLSKRPSVSGGKDQVSVFRRKNKEDASKYVTRNSQELNDESRKKGRLSSFPDQRHQQSSISSEKKKESQIRPPDLALIKNISLASGEGEKSDPFSSSEVSEHITSIACSSPRDIPRDEGGVIVRTLPGLIDEIMSKDKHIRYEELCNAVRPHWHDLRKPNGERYAYPSYLHAVHDCLRNRSEWAHLIDQGPKTNSSKKRRKAEVDPDVATIESENEKARTRASKEEDNAVDSHREDFPKRKRNARKRRRLELRGTGVMEEGRKRRSRAAVSDYYSAALSHSSNEGNESLFSEDESQVAGPHAGGTETSSSSSDDST; this comes from the exons ATGAAGGGGCGGTCGCAGCGGCTGCCCCCGGCGGAGCCCCCGGACGACTGGGGCGACGGGTCGTGGACGGTGGACTGCTCCTGCGGCGTCACCTTCGACGACGGGGAGGAGATGGTGAGCTGCGACGAGTGCGGCGTGTGGGTGCACACCCGCTGCTCCCGCTACGTCCGCGGCGAGGCGTCCTTCGCTTGCCACAACTGCAAGGCCGCCGCCCGGAGGCTCCGCtcagcctccgccgccgccgtcggGCACTTCCCCCTCCCCGTTGACACCGAGGAGACCGAGGTCGCCCAGCTCCTCGTGGAGCTCCCCACCAAGACCGATGTCTGCCCGCCACCTCCCCCTCCGCCGCTACAGCCGGCCGACTCCGCGGCTGGGCCCCATCGGCGCCGTCTCTGGGCGGAGATTCCGCTCGAGGACCGTGTCCACGTGCAGGGGGTCCCCGGCGGCGAGCCGAACCTCTTCGGAGGCCTCTCATCGATCTTCACGTCGCAGCTCTGGAAGTGCACCGGGTACGTGCCCAAGAAGTTCAATTTCCGATACAGGGAGTTCCCTTGttgggaggaggacgaggagaagaaagagggggaggaggaggccgaGAACCCGGCCAACAGAGGGGCTGATGTGCTATTCTCCCTCTCCAAGGAGATCATTCCTTATGTTCCGATGAAGAAGTTTGATGCGGCCATCAAGGAGGGAGAAGGGAAAGTCTCAAGTGGCAGCCGCTCATCCCTGAGTTGCAGAAAGAAGGATAGGAGCAGGCTTCGGACAGTTGGGcaggcaaatgttgctaagaagaggagggaggagccAGGAGAAACAAAGGACTGGACCGGTAAGAAGAAGACTAGGAGTTCTGCTGAGAAAATTGCAAGTGATACTAAGAGGAGAG GTTCTGTACCTTTCACTGGTATGAAGAAATTCGAGTTCCAAAAGGACAAGGATCTCCAGCTTGAAGAGGCAAGCGTTCCAGGTCCAAAAAGTGAAGATCAGACAGAAGAATTACACTCAGCATCCTGTTTTGCTGGTCAGCCAAAAGGAATGGGTCACAGTGACAAGCCCAAGCACCTACTTGCTGATAGTAGTATGATAGCGAGAGAGGTGAAGGTTGAGAAAGTTGACCAGCTGGAAACTGTAAAAACCGAGAAAAGTGATAATTCTCCAAAAATGGATGTTGCATCTCGAGGTGGCACAAGTCAAATTGCAAAAGAATCTAGTACAGATGAG GTTAGTAGCAGAGCCATGTACTGCATGAAAGAACCCAAGGATGAGAGCAATTTTGAAGGGCGTCTAGCTAAGGTTTCTTCAAGTGTTGTGATGGACTCAGGAACCTCAAAGCCTGCCAGTGCTGATCTTGCAAATGGTTGTAAAGAATTGCTAGACAAGCCAGTACTTTCAGGCTCAAAAGATGCAGTGATATTAAGCACAAAAATGGATGCAAATGAAGTGAAAATTGAAGGTGCTGATGACCTGTCAACAGGGAATTTAAATTTCACTGCTCCTTGTACAGTTGCAAAGTTGCCTGCTATAGACAGCCAACAACATGGGCAATTATTGAATCAGTTATCTGAGGGTATTCAGGACCAAGAAAACAAATCTAGTTTTCCATCTCATGGACATTGGTCTCAGGATGTTAGCAGAGAGTGTAATGAATTTAAAGATAGTATAACTTCAAGAACTGGTGAGCTTCTGAAACATTGCAGTCAAGTGGAGAATTCAGCAGAACAAAAAGGCACACTGGAGATAGGACATGGTACAAAAAATTTTAATGAATCTACAAACTCAAGATTGCAAGATTTGAATAGTTTAATTCCTGATGCAGTTAATTTGGCAGTAGGTGTCATAAAGGATTCTTCAACTTCATTTTCACCAGTTGTCACCAAGCTATCTGTTCCATGTACAAACATGTCTTCCAGTACGTCTACATCCTCAGCTGGTAAGGCAAGCCATTTAACCAAACAAGCACGAGCAAAGGTGAGCACAAATACTGCTGCCAAGAAAGAAGGTGCACCAACTCCAGCTGGAGAAAATATGGGAGAGATTTTAGAAAATCCGGCAAAAG ATTCAAAAGAAGAATTGCCTTTTCAATCTTCAAAAGCTTCCGGCAAAGAGGACAGAACAGCAGTTTTACGCACTCATGATGTTGCTGGTTCATTGCAGTCCCAAGTAGCTTCTGTTCAAATAAAGCAGACTTCCACAAACCTGTCTCATAGAACTGAAAGAAGTCATCAGTCAGCTCCATACACTTCCTCAAAAGTTCTAAGCACCTCTATTTTTATGCATCCATCTGCATCAAGCAATGCTACCACGACTTTAAGTGATGAAGAG CTCGCACTATTGCTGCATCAAGAATTAAACAGCTCTCCTAGAGTTCCCAGGGTGCCACGTGTGCGGCAAGCTGCTGGCATACAGTCAACCCCCACCACCGGCATGAGTGTGCTTTCCAAACGCCCTTCTGTTTCTGGGGGAAAGGATCAAGTCTCG GTATTCAGaaggaaaaacaaagaagatGCATCGAAATATGTTACCCGCAATTCTCAAGAGTTAAATGATGAGAGCAGGAAAAAGGGTAGGTTGTCATCTTTTCCAGACCAGAGACATCAGCAATCATCCATCTCATCAGAGAAGAAAAAGGAATCACAGATTAGACCTCCTGACTTGGCGTTAATAAAGAATATTTCTCTTGCCTCTGGTGAAGGTGAAAAAAGTGATCCTTTTTCCTCATCTGAGGTTAGTGAACATATTACTTCTATAGCATGCAGCTCACCTAGGGATATTCCGAGAGATGAAGGTGGTGTTATTGTGCGCACTTTGCCTG GATTGATAGATGAGATTATGAGTAAAGATAAGCACATAAGGTATGAAGAGCTGTGCAATGCTGTTCGCCCG CATTGGCATGATTTAAGAAAACCCAATGGCGAGCGGTATGCTTATCCGAGTTATTTACATGCGGTCCATGATTGTCTGAGGAACAGGAGTGAATGGGCTCATCTAATAGATCAAGGTCCTAAG ACAAATTCAagcaagaagaggaggaaggccgAGGTTGACCCTGACGTGGCAACAattgaatctgaaaatgaaaaagCAAGGACCAGAGCTTCAAAGGAAGAAGACAACGCGGTGGACTCACATAGAGAAGATTTTCCAAAGCGCAAACGCAATGCGCGGAAGCGTAGGCGACTTGAGCTACGAGGAACCGGTGTGATGGAGGAGGGTAGGAAGAGGCGGAGCCGAGCTGCCGTTTCAGATTATTACTCTGCCGCATTGTCTCATTCGAGCAATGAGGGCAATGAATCCCTCTTCAGCGAGGACGAAAGCCAAGTGGCCGGACCACATGCTGGTGGGACCGAAACCTCTAGTTCTAGCTCAGACGACTCCACTTGA
- the LOC135584238 gene encoding uncharacterized protein LOC135584238 isoform X1, giving the protein MKGRSQRLPPAEPPDDWGDGSWTVDCSCGVTFDDGEEMVSCDECGVWVHTRCSRYVRGEASFACHNCKAAARRLRSASAAAVGHFPLPVDTEETEVAQLLVELPTKTDVCPPPPPPPLQPADSAAGPHRRRLWAEIPLEDRVHVQGVPGGEPNLFGGLSSIFTSQLWKCTGYVPKKFNFRYREFPCWEEDEEKKEGEEEAENPANRGADVLFSLSKEIIPYVPMKKFDAAIKEGEGKVSSGSRSSLSCRKKDRSRLRTVGQANVAKKRREEPGETKDWTGKKKTRSSAEKIASDTKRRGSVPFTGMKKFEFQKDKDLQLEEASVPGPKSEDQTEELHSASCFAGQPKGMGHSDKPKHLLADSSMIAREVKVEKVDQLETVKTEKSDNSPKMDVASRGGTSQIAKESSTDEVSSRAMYCMKEPKDESNFEGRLAKVSSSVVMDSGTSKPASADLANGCKELLDKPVLSGSKDAVILSTKMDANEVKIEGADDLSTGNLNFTAPCTVAKLPAIDSQQHGQLLNQLSEGIQDQENKSSFPSHGHWSQDVSRECNEFKDSITSRTGELLKHCSQVENSAEQKGTLEIGHGTKNFNESTNSRLQDLNSLIPDAVNLAVGVIKDSSTSFSPVVTKLSVPCTNMSSSTSTSSAGKASHLTKQARAKVSTNTAAKKEGAPTPAGENMGEILENPAKGQSKVSLFSGSRPSKTSRTSYDSASEHLVSDSKEELPFQSSKASGKEDRTAVLRTHDVAGSLQSQVASVQIKQTSTNLSHRTERSHQSAPYTSSKVLSTSIFMHPSASSNATTTLSDEELALLLHQELNSSPRVPRVPRVRQAAGIQSTPTTGMSVLSKRPSVSGGKDQVSVFRRKNKEDASKYVTRNSQELNDESRKKGRLSSFPDQRHQQSSISSEKKKESQIRPPDLALIKNISLASGEGEKSDPFSSSEVSEHITSIACSSPRDIPRDEGGVIVRTLPGLIDEIMSKDKHIRYEELCNAVRPHWHDLRKPNGERYAYPSYLHAVHDCLRNRSEWAHLIDQGPKTNSSKKRRKAEVDPDVATIESENEKARTRASKEEDNAVDSHREDFPKRKRNARKRRRLELRGTGVMEEGRKRRSRAAVSDYYSAALSHSSNEGNESLFSEDESQVAGPHAGGTETSSSSSDDST; this is encoded by the exons ATGAAGGGGCGGTCGCAGCGGCTGCCCCCGGCGGAGCCCCCGGACGACTGGGGCGACGGGTCGTGGACGGTGGACTGCTCCTGCGGCGTCACCTTCGACGACGGGGAGGAGATGGTGAGCTGCGACGAGTGCGGCGTGTGGGTGCACACCCGCTGCTCCCGCTACGTCCGCGGCGAGGCGTCCTTCGCTTGCCACAACTGCAAGGCCGCCGCCCGGAGGCTCCGCtcagcctccgccgccgccgtcggGCACTTCCCCCTCCCCGTTGACACCGAGGAGACCGAGGTCGCCCAGCTCCTCGTGGAGCTCCCCACCAAGACCGATGTCTGCCCGCCACCTCCCCCTCCGCCGCTACAGCCGGCCGACTCCGCGGCTGGGCCCCATCGGCGCCGTCTCTGGGCGGAGATTCCGCTCGAGGACCGTGTCCACGTGCAGGGGGTCCCCGGCGGCGAGCCGAACCTCTTCGGAGGCCTCTCATCGATCTTCACGTCGCAGCTCTGGAAGTGCACCGGGTACGTGCCCAAGAAGTTCAATTTCCGATACAGGGAGTTCCCTTGttgggaggaggacgaggagaagaaagagggggaggaggaggccgaGAACCCGGCCAACAGAGGGGCTGATGTGCTATTCTCCCTCTCCAAGGAGATCATTCCTTATGTTCCGATGAAGAAGTTTGATGCGGCCATCAAGGAGGGAGAAGGGAAAGTCTCAAGTGGCAGCCGCTCATCCCTGAGTTGCAGAAAGAAGGATAGGAGCAGGCTTCGGACAGTTGGGcaggcaaatgttgctaagaagaggagggaggagccAGGAGAAACAAAGGACTGGACCGGTAAGAAGAAGACTAGGAGTTCTGCTGAGAAAATTGCAAGTGATACTAAGAGGAGAG GTTCTGTACCTTTCACTGGTATGAAGAAATTCGAGTTCCAAAAGGACAAGGATCTCCAGCTTGAAGAGGCAAGCGTTCCAGGTCCAAAAAGTGAAGATCAGACAGAAGAATTACACTCAGCATCCTGTTTTGCTGGTCAGCCAAAAGGAATGGGTCACAGTGACAAGCCCAAGCACCTACTTGCTGATAGTAGTATGATAGCGAGAGAGGTGAAGGTTGAGAAAGTTGACCAGCTGGAAACTGTAAAAACCGAGAAAAGTGATAATTCTCCAAAAATGGATGTTGCATCTCGAGGTGGCACAAGTCAAATTGCAAAAGAATCTAGTACAGATGAG GTTAGTAGCAGAGCCATGTACTGCATGAAAGAACCCAAGGATGAGAGCAATTTTGAAGGGCGTCTAGCTAAGGTTTCTTCAAGTGTTGTGATGGACTCAGGAACCTCAAAGCCTGCCAGTGCTGATCTTGCAAATGGTTGTAAAGAATTGCTAGACAAGCCAGTACTTTCAGGCTCAAAAGATGCAGTGATATTAAGCACAAAAATGGATGCAAATGAAGTGAAAATTGAAGGTGCTGATGACCTGTCAACAGGGAATTTAAATTTCACTGCTCCTTGTACAGTTGCAAAGTTGCCTGCTATAGACAGCCAACAACATGGGCAATTATTGAATCAGTTATCTGAGGGTATTCAGGACCAAGAAAACAAATCTAGTTTTCCATCTCATGGACATTGGTCTCAGGATGTTAGCAGAGAGTGTAATGAATTTAAAGATAGTATAACTTCAAGAACTGGTGAGCTTCTGAAACATTGCAGTCAAGTGGAGAATTCAGCAGAACAAAAAGGCACACTGGAGATAGGACATGGTACAAAAAATTTTAATGAATCTACAAACTCAAGATTGCAAGATTTGAATAGTTTAATTCCTGATGCAGTTAATTTGGCAGTAGGTGTCATAAAGGATTCTTCAACTTCATTTTCACCAGTTGTCACCAAGCTATCTGTTCCATGTACAAACATGTCTTCCAGTACGTCTACATCCTCAGCTGGTAAGGCAAGCCATTTAACCAAACAAGCACGAGCAAAGGTGAGCACAAATACTGCTGCCAAGAAAGAAGGTGCACCAACTCCAGCTGGAGAAAATATGGGAGAGATTTTAGAAAATCCGGCAAAAGGTCAGTCAAAAGTTTCCCTATTTTCTGGATCTAGGCCATCAAAAACTAGTAGAACATCTTATGATTCTGCCTCTGAGCATCTGGTATCAGATTCAAAAGAAGAATTGCCTTTTCAATCTTCAAAAGCTTCCGGCAAAGAGGACAGAACAGCAGTTTTACGCACTCATGATGTTGCTGGTTCATTGCAGTCCCAAGTAGCTTCTGTTCAAATAAAGCAGACTTCCACAAACCTGTCTCATAGAACTGAAAGAAGTCATCAGTCAGCTCCATACACTTCCTCAAAAGTTCTAAGCACCTCTATTTTTATGCATCCATCTGCATCAAGCAATGCTACCACGACTTTAAGTGATGAAGAG CTCGCACTATTGCTGCATCAAGAATTAAACAGCTCTCCTAGAGTTCCCAGGGTGCCACGTGTGCGGCAAGCTGCTGGCATACAGTCAACCCCCACCACCGGCATGAGTGTGCTTTCCAAACGCCCTTCTGTTTCTGGGGGAAAGGATCAAGTCTCG GTATTCAGaaggaaaaacaaagaagatGCATCGAAATATGTTACCCGCAATTCTCAAGAGTTAAATGATGAGAGCAGGAAAAAGGGTAGGTTGTCATCTTTTCCAGACCAGAGACATCAGCAATCATCCATCTCATCAGAGAAGAAAAAGGAATCACAGATTAGACCTCCTGACTTGGCGTTAATAAAGAATATTTCTCTTGCCTCTGGTGAAGGTGAAAAAAGTGATCCTTTTTCCTCATCTGAGGTTAGTGAACATATTACTTCTATAGCATGCAGCTCACCTAGGGATATTCCGAGAGATGAAGGTGGTGTTATTGTGCGCACTTTGCCTG GATTGATAGATGAGATTATGAGTAAAGATAAGCACATAAGGTATGAAGAGCTGTGCAATGCTGTTCGCCCG CATTGGCATGATTTAAGAAAACCCAATGGCGAGCGGTATGCTTATCCGAGTTATTTACATGCGGTCCATGATTGTCTGAGGAACAGGAGTGAATGGGCTCATCTAATAGATCAAGGTCCTAAG ACAAATTCAagcaagaagaggaggaaggccgAGGTTGACCCTGACGTGGCAACAattgaatctgaaaatgaaaaagCAAGGACCAGAGCTTCAAAGGAAGAAGACAACGCGGTGGACTCACATAGAGAAGATTTTCCAAAGCGCAAACGCAATGCGCGGAAGCGTAGGCGACTTGAGCTACGAGGAACCGGTGTGATGGAGGAGGGTAGGAAGAGGCGGAGCCGAGCTGCCGTTTCAGATTATTACTCTGCCGCATTGTCTCATTCGAGCAATGAGGGCAATGAATCCCTCTTCAGCGAGGACGAAAGCCAAGTGGCCGGACCACATGCTGGTGGGACCGAAACCTCTAGTTCTAGCTCAGACGACTCCACTTGA